A single Hippocampus zosterae strain Florida chromosome 1, ASM2543408v3, whole genome shotgun sequence DNA region contains:
- the LOC127591523 gene encoding uncharacterized protein LOC127591523 translates to MHSKCREYGLIVRKEDVRLVLKELDPRGVSLRQARRLRRRNYFSKGPNFIWHMDSYDKLKPFGICINGAIDGFSRKIMWLNTYITSSDPKVIGGYYIDVVHRLGGCPRIVRADLGTENGHVKGFQRFLVPIPPGSTLDSYLDGASTANQRIEYWWRFLRSQCMEFWLSLFTDLRDNGFFDGGFLDKNILQFCCMGLIQDELDDTALVWNSHLIRPSKNMNVPSGRPNVMYTLPELYGTRDFLSPVDNEQVQLCKSQCVFRLTMPCDPDVFALCAFFNGPVRSNATKRSISGCELVFTPQRGPHRYSLR, encoded by the exons atgcacagtaagtgcagagaatatggacttattgtcaggaaagaggacgttcgtctggtcctgaaagagttggatccgagaggagtgtcgttaaggcaagcaagacgtctgagacggcgaaactacttctccaaagggccaaattttatatggcacatggactcctatgacaaactgaaaccatttggaatttgtatcaatggggctattgatgggttttcaaggaaaataatgtggctcaataCCTACATAACAAGTAGTGACCCGAAGGTGATTGGGGGTTactacatcgacgttgtgcaccgtttggggggttgtcctcgaatcgttcgagctgatcttgggactgaaaatggtcacgtcaaaggctttcagcgtttcctcgtgccaataccgccaggcagcactcttgacagttacttggatggagccagcaccgccaatcaaagaattgaatattggtggcggtttcttcgcagccagtgcatggagttctggttatccctcttcacagacctcagagacaatggcttctttgatggtggatttctggacaaaaacatcctacaattttgttgcatgggacttattcag gatgagttggatgacacggccctagtttggaacagccatctcatcaggccctcaaagaacatgaatgtccccagtggtcggcccaacgtgatgtatacgttacctgaactttatggtaccagggacttcctctcccccgttgacaatgaacaagttcaactgtgcaaaagccagtgtgtctttcgtttgaccatgccttgtgatccagatgtatttgcattgtgtgctttttttaatggcccagtccgatctaatgccaccaaaagatccatttcaggctgcgaacttgtatttacacctcagagaggccctcaccgctactctttaagataa